Proteins from one Kazachstania africana CBS 2517 chromosome 1, complete genome genomic window:
- the CLB2 gene encoding B-type cyclin CLB2 (similar to Saccharomyces cerevisiae CLB1 (YGR108W) and CLB2 (YPR119W); ancestral locus Anc_3.452) yields MSNSSSSLTHNDMDNISSAKLSRTVQRLALNNVTNTTLAQETSSINSNLRTLKSSLNIAKNEGTKIPQLNRRLIHDSTNSVPLRRGHDIASTEMHFQRSKEMEEHDKENHDPFSNESVSTNSTKDTLPNIEKQHELEKERTNLDINKDNDVGRKRPMSAVVEQDEPKKFKVCSVNGTEEYEWEDLDAEDVNDPFMVSEYVNDIFEYLYRLEVITLPNKEDLYKHRNIRQNRDILVNWLVKIHNKFGLLPETLYLAINIMDRFLCKELVQLDKLQLVGTSCLFIASKYEEVYSPSIKHFASETDGACTEEEIKEGEKFILKTLNFNLNYPNPMNFLRRISKADDYDIQSRTLAKFLLEISLVDFRFIGILPSLCAAAAMFLSRKMLGKGKWDGNLIHYSGGYSKDQLAPACRMIMDYLTGPIVHDEFHRKYQSRRFMKASVISVQWALKVRKNDYDIMTLHE; encoded by the coding sequence ATGTCTAATTCATCCTCTTCACTAACACATAATGATATGGATAATATCAGTAGTGCTAAGCTATCCCGAACTGTGCAGAGATTAGCTTTAAATAACGTTACTAATACTACTCTAGCGCAAGAAACATCTTCAATCAATTCCAATTTGAGaactttgaaatcttcattaaatATTGCTAAAAATGAAGGTACTAAAATACCACAATTGAATAGAAGACTAATACACGATAGTACTAATTCTGTCCCTTTGAGACGAGGACATGATATAGCATCCACAGAAATGCATTTTCAACGATCCAAGGAGATGGAAGAAcatgataaagaaaatcatGATCCTTTCAGTAACGAATCTGTCTCCACAAACTCAACCAAAGACACCTTACCAAATATTGAGAAACAACatgaattggaaaaagaaagaacaaacTTGGACATAAATAAAGACAATGATGTTGGCAGGAAAAGGCCAATGTCTGCTGTTGTCGAACAAGATGAAcctaaaaaatttaaagtGTGTTCTGTCAATGGTACCGAAGAATATGAATGGGAAGATTTAGATGCAGAAGATGTCAATGATCCTTTTATGGTTAGTGAATATGTTAAtgacatttttgaatatctATATCGCCTAGAAGTAATAACACTACCAAACAAAGAAGATCTTTATAAACATAGAAATATTCGTCAAAACAGAGATATCCTAGTCAATTGGTTAGTGAAAATTCACAATAAGTTTGGCTTATTGCCTGAAACCTTATATTTGGCAATTAATATCATGGATCGTTTTCTCTGTAAAGAGCTAGTTCAATTAGATAAATTGCAATTAGTTGGGACTTCATGTCTATTTATTGCATCCAAATACGAAGAAGTATATTCTCCAAGTATAAAGCATTTTGCATCTGAAACAGATGGTGCGTGCACAGAAGAGGAAATCAAAGaaggtgaaaaatttattttgaaaactcTCAATTTCAATCTTAACTATCCAAACCCAATGAATTTTCTAAGAAGAATTTCCAAAGCGGATGACTACGATATACAGTCTCGAACGCTTGCTAAATTCCTTTTAGAAATATCTTTAGTGGATTTCAGATTTATAGGTATATTGCCTTCCCTTTGTGCTGCTGCTGCAATGTTTTTATCAAGAAAGATGTTAGGCAAGGGAAAATGGGACGGCAATTTAATTCATTACTCAGGTGgatattcaaaagatcaaCTTGCGCCTGCTTGTCGCATGATTATGGATTATTTAACAGGCCCCATTGTCCACGATGAATTCCACAGAAAATACCAATCAAGAAGATTTATGAAAGCTTCTGTAATTTCAGTGCAATGGGCTTTAAAAGTTAGAAAAAACGATTACGATATAATGACTTTACatgaatga
- the MRI1 gene encoding S-methyl-5-thioribose-1-phosphate isomerase MRI1 (similar to Saccharomyces cerevisiae YPR118W; ancestral locus Anc_3.451) has protein sequence MSLQSIIFEKSDRTNVLVQVLDQLLLPYTSKYVPIYTIDDGYTVIKNMQVRGAPAIAMVGALSVLLETQLLTNKNFTATQFFYDVSSWAPIRTRLTERLEFLLSSRPTAVNLSNALKDISSILHNCEDLTSFNSEVFDYTCKLLDEDSTNNKKMGDNGAEYLLKSLEMENFAEDFAVLTICNTGSLATAGYGTALGVIRSLWKDSVAKTDLSQSPKKIKSGKPRLAHVYPLETRPYNQGSRLTAYELVHDEIPCTLITDSSIAYRIKTSDVPIKAAFVGADRIVRNGDTANKIGTYQLSILCKQFGIKFFVVAPKTTIDSVTETGDGIIVEERKPEEFKLVTGTLIDNNGGIMRPAMNENNEPINAQVGIAPPNAQVWNPSFDVTPHEFIDGIVTEEGVFVKNSQGNFDLQALF, from the coding sequence ATGTCTTTACAAAGCATTATATTCGAAAAATCTGATAGAACTAACGTTTTGGTGCAGGTATTGGATCAGTTATTACTTCCTTACACAAGCAAGTATGTACCAATCTACACCATTGATGACGGTTATACGGTGATCAAAAATATGCAAGTCAGAGGGGCTCCTGCTATTGCAATGGTCGGTGCACTTTCTGTATTATTAGAAACTCAATTATTGAccaataaaaattttactgCAACCCAGTTTTTCTACGATGTTTCCAGCTGGGCACCCATCAGAACGAGATTAACTGAAAGATTAGAGTTTCTTTTGAGTAGTAGACCTACTGCAGTTAACTTATCCAATGCTTTAAAGGACATTTCCTCAATTTTACATAACTGCGAAGACCTTACTTCGTTTAACAGTGAGGTTTTCGACTACACATGCAAATTATTGGATGAAGATTCAactaataataagaaaatgGGAGATAATGGAGCAGAATaccttttgaaaagtttagaaatggaaaattttgcaGAGGATTTCGCAGTCTTAACAATTTGCAATACAGGATCATTAGCCACAGCAGGATATGGTACAGCTTTGGGTGTTATTCGTTCATTGTGGAAGGATTCTGTAGCTAAGACTGATTTATCACAAAgcccaaaaaaaatcaagagTGGTAAACCTAGATTGGCACATGTGTATCCACTAGAGACAAGACCTTATAACCAAGGATCACGTCTCACCGCTTACGAACTGGTCCATGATGAGATTCCATGTACTTTAATTACAGACAGTTCTATTGCTTATAGAATAAAGACGAGTGATGTCCCCATCAAAGCTGCTTTTGTTGGGGCCGATAGAATTGTCCGTAATGGTGATACCGCTAATAAAATAGGAACATATCAACTATCCATCCTCTGTAAGCAGTTTGGTATAAAGTTCTTTGTCGTTGCTCCAAAAACTACTATTGATAGTGTCACAGAAACAGGTGACGGTATCATTGTTGAAGAACGTAAGCCAGAAGAATTCAAGCTAGTTACAGGTACGCTGATCGATAATAATGGAGGTATAATGAGACCTGCAATGAATGAAAACAATGAGCCAATTAACGCCCAAGTAGGCATTGCACCACCAAACGCTCAGGTATGGAACCCATCTTTTGATGTTACACCACATGAGTTCATTGATGGTATCGTGACAGAAGAGGGCGTTTTCGTTAAGAACTCTCAAGGAAACTTCGATTTACAGGCTCTCTTTTAG